The window CATTGAGATTTTTAACAAAGACCCGAATGATGATATCATTAATCgtgttcttaattcaaatacaACAGGAGTTTTAAATCAAAAAGTTGTTTAGAATCTAGAGCCTACATTGAAAGCCTTAGAGATACGCATTAAACAATGATGTATGcaatattttgtctttactAAATATGAcgtaggaaaaaaatataaaacggtgCACAATTAACACATTAAAAAGATCATTATGGAATcctataattcaatatttacataaagtttaattgattatattttgcattaaaaataaaacatatttaaataccaatactataaaaacaataacaaatagttGGTTGCCAtttaacatttatgaataaggaAGACAGTAAATGTCATTCTTAATTAATCGTAATTTGCAAACAGTTAACTggctaaaataaactttacagtTAATTAGACATTACTTTGCTATTATGATTATttcaattacttaatattaaaaatagattttagatatagatttttttttcttaaaaatataaatttctttgttgtaataaatcaaCTTCTCTGAGTACTACTTCGAATGATAAATCTGGTGAGACACTTACCTCCAGGAAACCTGTGCGGGAAGAGTCGTCCGTGCCTGTTGATGAGCCAGGGGTAGAGCTGGTAGGACTCGCGCGGCACGGGCGCGGCGGGGTGGTGTGGCGGCGGGTGCAGCGGCGCGAACCCTTGCTGCTGGTgcgccagcgccgccgccagcgccgcgcccTGGAACTGCGCCAGGAACTGGTGGTGGGTCTGCGCCTCCAGGTACGGCAGCCGCTTGAGCTCCGGCGACGGGAACACCGCCGGCAGCGCGCTCGGCCGCACCACCGGCCGCGGCGACGGGCTGCGCGGCGACGCCACCGGCGACGGCGAGCCCGGGCTGCCCAGCGGCGGTGACGCGCGCTTCGACCGCTCCGAACCACCCACTATACTGTCTATACTGAACCCGATCTTCGGCTTCGATGGCACCGCCACCACAGGGGTCGGTGCGAGAGGCATCATGCTTCCGGTTCCGCCACAATAATTACACCAAATCAGATGCACATGTCACACACACGATCCATCGTGACGCGATACGAACGCCAGGGCGGCGCGCGGCCGAATGAGCCGCGGCGTCAGCGCGCCCCCGGCCGCCGCCGAGGAAAAACGAACAACATGGCACCCACCGACGCGATTGGCCGCTTCCATCCGGTGGGAGGCG of the Manduca sexta isolate Smith_Timp_Sample1 chromosome 18, JHU_Msex_v1.0, whole genome shotgun sequence genome contains:
- the LOC115447108 gene encoding homeotic protein empty spiracles, encoding MMPLAPTPVVAVPSKPKIGFSIDSIVGGSERSKRASPPLGSPGSPSPVASPRSPSPRPVVRPSALPAVFPSPELKRLPYLEAQTHHQFLAQFQGAALAAALAHQQQGFAPLHPPPHHPAAPVPRESYQLYPWLINRHGRLFPHRFPGGPDIPGFLLQPFRKPKRIRTAFSPSQLLKLEHAFEKNHYVVGAERKQLAQALSLTETQVKVWFQNRRTKHKRMQQEEEAKSGKSGSSNPKPDEGHMNNSYEEEDEELIDMDMDELSESENET